The Sorangiineae bacterium MSr11367 genome window below encodes:
- the lepB gene encoding signal peptidase I → MSSSVHEQNDASDERERGDEEGHVATASGSTHTGDGPPSHPTPSSGSPETEGTFSRLLRTLYFVLWFLLAPLLLACLTIWALTPPSGLEHEGTLGWLESLVREQPVPLGIALFAAFEMAFYAVRFRLPLSRHAHPPLRPDIPESLRTTFERARGLLDEAEIILARNEKAIARDLSLKEREKLRVELERLRETMKVAPFNEEAFLEALVQADGEVDVRLGRWRKSEVREYIESILVAVAVAMALRAFVVEAFKIPSGSMIPTLMVGDHIFVNKFTYGPSIPWTHARVWKSLPPERGDVMVFAFPEHPEQDFIKRVIALPGDKLEAKSGHPWINGWEVPHCLVGTYSYSEFDTPTGRRDGDLYIEYLGDEAFLTLYDHMGGSQEYQGPFYVKPGEVYVMGDNRNNSHDSRLWFGGQGGGVPYENIRGRALFVWFSVSDSGMAWSRLGAPVMGRPRLPQHSPQLDVAMAKCLRDRPAQTNPPPPTFIRGEGE, encoded by the coding sequence ATGAGTTCCTCCGTCCACGAACAAAACGACGCTTCTGACGAGCGAGAGCGTGGCGACGAGGAAGGGCACGTCGCGACGGCTTCGGGCAGCACACACACGGGCGACGGTCCGCCCAGCCACCCCACGCCATCCTCGGGTTCGCCCGAGACCGAGGGCACGTTCTCGCGGCTGCTGCGCACGCTGTACTTCGTGCTGTGGTTCCTCTTGGCGCCCCTGCTGCTGGCGTGCCTGACGATCTGGGCATTGACGCCGCCGAGCGGGCTGGAGCACGAGGGCACCCTGGGCTGGCTCGAGTCGCTGGTGCGCGAGCAGCCGGTGCCTCTGGGCATCGCCTTGTTTGCGGCCTTCGAGATGGCATTCTACGCGGTGCGTTTCCGTCTGCCGCTTTCGCGCCACGCGCACCCGCCGCTGCGACCGGACATTCCCGAGAGCCTGCGCACCACGTTCGAGCGTGCGCGCGGCCTTCTGGACGAGGCGGAGATCATTTTGGCGCGCAACGAGAAGGCCATCGCGCGCGATCTCTCGCTGAAGGAGCGGGAGAAGCTTCGTGTGGAGCTGGAGCGTCTGCGCGAGACGATGAAGGTGGCGCCGTTCAACGAGGAGGCGTTCCTCGAGGCGCTCGTTCAAGCCGACGGAGAGGTCGATGTGCGCCTCGGCCGATGGCGCAAGAGCGAGGTGCGCGAGTACATCGAGTCGATCCTCGTGGCGGTGGCCGTGGCGATGGCCCTGCGCGCGTTCGTGGTGGAGGCCTTCAAGATCCCCAGCGGGTCGATGATCCCGACCTTGATGGTGGGCGATCACATCTTCGTGAACAAGTTCACCTACGGGCCGTCGATCCCGTGGACGCACGCTCGGGTGTGGAAGAGCCTTCCGCCGGAGCGCGGCGACGTGATGGTCTTCGCGTTCCCGGAGCACCCGGAGCAAGACTTCATCAAGCGCGTGATCGCGCTGCCGGGCGACAAGCTCGAGGCCAAGAGCGGCCATCCGTGGATCAACGGCTGGGAAGTGCCGCACTGCCTGGTGGGTACCTACTCGTACAGCGAGTTCGACACGCCCACGGGTCGTCGCGACGGCGATCTGTACATCGAGTACCTCGGCGACGAGGCGTTCCTGACCTTGTACGATCACATGGGCGGAAGCCAGGAGTACCAGGGCCCGTTCTACGTGAAGCCGGGCGAGGTCTACGTGATGGGCGACAACCGGAACAACAGCCATGACTCGCGTCTGTGGTTCGGCGGGCAGGGTGGCGGTGTTCCTTACGAGAACATCCGCGGGCGTGCGTTGTTCGTGTGGTTCAGCGTTTCGGACTCGGGCATGGCCTGGTCGCGCCTCGGCGCACCCGTGATGGGCCGTCCGCGGCTGCCGCAACACTCGCCGCAGCTCGACGTGGCCATGGCCAAGTGCCTGCGCGATCGCCCGGCCCAGACGAATCCGCCGCCGCCGACGTTCATTCGGGGCGAGGGCGAATGA